CTCCCACATGCCGCGGTCTATGGCTTCCAGCAGGCGCGAAACGATATCGCCCAGCGCCTGTGGATTGTGCTGGCGCAGAAACTGGCGCACGCTCTCATCTTCCACATAGGCCTGGGTGACCATGGCGTAATGCTGGTCCGATACCAGCGCGGTGGTGGCATCGAAGCCGAACAGATAGTCCACCGTCGCCGCCATCTCGAAGCCGCCCTTGTAGCCGTGGCGCATGGCACCCGCAATCCACTTTGGGTTGGTGACGCGGGCGCGCACCACACGGCCTATCTCCTCGGCCAGGGAGCGAATCCTGGCAGACTGAGGATTGCCGTGGTCGCCATGATAGACGGCAGGGTCGCTGCCGCCGAGGTGCCGAACGGCCGCCACCATGCCGCCCTGATGCTGGTAGTACTCGCTGGAGTCCAGCAGGTCATGCTCGCGGCTGTCCTGGTTCTGCAGCACCACATCGAGTGCCTGCAGTCGCCGCTCCAGTGCGGCGCGGGCCGGCACGCCATCGGCCTGCTGGCCGTAGGCATAGGCACCCCAGTGCAGATAGTGGCGTGCAAAATCGCCAGCATCGGTCCACTGGCCGGTGCGCAGCATCTCGTGCATGCTGGCGCCGTAGCTGCCGGTGGGCGCTCCGAAAACGCGCCACAGCGCCTGTTCGCGGGCCGTTTCGGCGATCAGGCCCTGATCCATGGCTGCCTGCGTATCTCGCAGCACGCGCGCGCGGATGGGGTTGTCCTCGGCGTCCTCATCGAGCTCGGCCACGGCACGCACCGCGGCATCGAACATCTGCACCACATTGGGAAAGGCATCGCGGAAAAAGCCGCTGATGCGCAGCGTCACGTCGACGCGCGGGCGACGCAGCCCCACGGCGGGAATGACTTCAAAGTCGGTCACGCGCTGGCTGCCGGCTGCCCATTTGGGGCGAACCCCGATCAGGGCAAAGGCCTGGGCGATATCGTCACCGCCGGTACGCATGGTGGCTGTTCCCCAGACGGAAAGACCGATGGCCTGCGGATATTCGCCGTGCTCCTGCAGATAGCGCTCCAGCAGGCGCTGCGCGGACTGCTGTCCCAGCGCCCAGGCGGTCTGGGTGGGGATGGCGCGGGTGTCCACGGTGTAGAAGTTGCGCCCTGTGGGCAAGGTGTCGCAGCGCCCGCGCGAGGGCGAGCCGCTGGGCCCGGGCGGCACAAAGCGCCCTTGCAGTGCGCGCGAGAACTGCAGTAGCTCCTGCGGGCCGCAGGCGTCCAGTGACGGTGCAATCTGCTGCTCTATGCGCGTCAGCACTCGTAGTGTGTGCGGCCAGTCGCGGGCCAGTTCGGGCCGGGCAATGACCTGCAGGGCCAGCAGCTCGAGCCGCTCGCGCGTGTCGCCGCCGTGGCGCCAGGCACCGGCATCCTGCTGCTGCAGCGCGGCCGGGCGCGGGCCGTTCCAGGGCGCGGCGGCATCCATGTCCAGCGGGTTCCAGTCCATGTCCGGCAGCAGGTCGGCTGCCAGTGCGTTGAGCAGGCCCTGCTCGCTGCCGGCATTGCCGGGATAGCGCGCCAGCGAGAGCAGGGTGGATTCGCGCAGCTGACCCTGGGGGGAGCGACCGAAGACATGCAGGCCGTCACGGATCTGGGTTTCCTTGAGTTCGCACAGATAGGCATCGATGCGTTCCAGCAGCTGCTCGTCGGCATCTGGCTGCGCGTCCGCCGTTTCGAGGCCGAGTTCGCGCAGCAGATCCTGCTGTCTGGCGCAGTCCAGAATCTGCTTGCGCAGCATGCCGGAGCGACGCAGATCGACCAGCAGGGCTTCGTAGTATTCGTCCACCAGACGCTCCAGCTCCTGCATGGGGCCGTGATTTTCGGCGCGCGTGAGCGGCGGCATCAGGTGGTCGATGATGACGGCCTGGCTGCGACGCTTGGCCTGCGCGCCTTCGCCGGGGTCGTTGACGATGAAGGGATAGACATGCGGCAGCGGGCCGAGAATGGCATCGGGCCAGCATTGCTGGGACAGTGCCAGGCTCTTGCCGGGAAGCCATTCCAGATTGCCATGCTTGCCGACATGGACCATGGCGTCCACGCCGAACACATCGCGCAGCCAGAAGTAGAACGCCAGATAGTGATGGGGCGGCACCAGTTCGGCGTCGTGATAGCTGGCGTAGTCATTTCGTCCATCGAGCGCGCGCGCGGGCTGTATGCCCACGAAGACATGGCCCAGTTGCAGGCCGGCAATCATGAACCAGCCATCGCGCAGCATGGGGTCTTGCTCGGGCGCACCCCAGCGGGCGGCGATGGCCTGGGCCATGTCGCCGGGCAGCTGTGCCAGGCGCTGTTGATAGGCCTGCAGCGAATAGCCCTGGCTTGCGGGGCGCAGGGGCCATTTTTTCGGGTCATTGGCAATGCCTTGTTGCAGCAGGCCCATCAGTGCCAGGCCGGAGTCGGGCCGCTCGGCAGCATCCCCCAGCTGCCAGCCGTCACCAGCCAGCTGATCGAGCAGGGCGATCACGGATTCCGGCGTATCGAGACCCACGCCGCTGCCCATGCGTGCCTCGCTGCCCGGGTAGTTGGCCAGTATCAGCGCGGCTTTCTTCTGCGCCGCAGGCTTGCTGCGCAGCTGGCACCAGCGCCAGGCCAGCTCGGCAATCCAGGCGACGCGGTCGGGCTCTGCCTGGTAGCTGATCACATCGGTCTGCGTCAGCTCGCAGCGATGGGCCAGGCCCTTGAAGCTCATGGCGCGCGTCATGATGCGGCCGTCCATCTCGGGCAGCACCACCTGCATGGCAATGTCGCGTGGGCGCAGGCCCTGGCTGTCGGCCAGCCAGTCTTCGCGGTTGCTGCCACTGGCAATCACCTGCAGCACAGGGATGTCGCCCGCCAGCGCATCGGCCGCTTCGCCGGTGCGCGCATGCTCTCCCAGTGCGGCAAACGCCGTGGTGTTGAGAATGATCTGCACCTGGTGGGCGATGCACAGGGAGCGCAGCGTCTGCAGACACAGCCCGTCCTTGAGCGACTCCAGGGCCAGGGGCAGCGGGTTCAGGCCGCGCGCGAGCAGGGCGTCGGCCATGAGGTCGAAGGCCTCGGTATTGGCCGCCAGCAGATGCGAGCGGTAGAACACCAGCATGGCCACGGGCGCGCCGGGCCGCCAGCGTGCCTGCAGGTCGTCGAGGCCCGGCAGATGCCCTGCAGCGTCATCCATCCAGCTTTGCGGCACATGCACGGCCACGGGGGGCAGCACACGCACGGGCGCTGCCTCGCGGCCCTGGTTCAAACCCCAGGCCGCCCCCATGCGCAGAAACTCGCGCGCATTGCCCAGGCCGCCGGCGCGCAGGTACTGCCACAGCGCACGGCTTTGCTCGGGCTCCAGCGTGCCCTTGGCCAGCAGCTCCGGATCCTCTTGGTTGTCGCCCGAGAACATGGCCAGTTTCTGGCCCTTGCGGCGCGCCAGCTTCTGCAGCTGCTCTATGCCGTAGGGCCAGGTGGATTCGGCTCCAAGATGATCGACGATGACCAGCCTGGCATGCTGCAGCACCTCGTCGATATACAGATCGAGCGAGGCGCTCTGGCGTAGGTGCAGCAGGTTGGCGAGCCGCAGCGTGGGGACAGCGGTTTCGGCTTGCTGCCACATCCGGTAGGCATCGGCCAGCAGCGACAGCGTGGTGTCTGCGGAACTGAGCACCACCATGTCTGCAGGCGTCTGGTCCAGACGGGTGATGATGCTGTCGTCTTCGACAAAGCCACCGGGGCGGGTGCTGAGCAGGTGCATGATTCAGAAAAGATAGCTTTATACGCTTGCCAGTAAAGCGATTGAGGCTGATTTTGCTTTTATTTATGCCTGTGCGCCCAGCAAGGCCTGGCGCAGCACGTTGGCGTCCAGCTGCTTGCCGATGAACACCAGACGCGTGGCTGCAGCTTCGCCCTCGGCCCAGGCACGGTCGAAATAGGCATCGAAGCGGCGGCCCACGCCCTGTACCAGCAGACGCATCTTCTTGCCCGGCAGCGCGGCAAAGCCCTTGACGCGCAGCACGCCATGCTGCTCCACGATGGACTGCAGGGCCAGCATCAGGCGATCACGGTCCACGGCACCCAGGTCCAGGTGCAGGGAGTCGAAGGCATCGTGGTCATGGTCTTCGTCATGGTCGTGGTGGCTGTGCTTGTCGTCGATCGACAGCTCGGCGGCGCGATGCTGGCCCAGCAGCACGTTCAGGGGCACCTGGCCCTGCACGGCTTCGATCATCTTCACACTGGCTGGCACCTCTTCGGCCACCAGGGCACGCACCTGGCCGAGTTGTTCGGCCGTGACCAGATCGGCCTTGGACAGCACCACCAGGTCGGCGGCCGAGAGCTGATCCTCGAACAGCTCGTGCAGGCTGGCGTCGTGGTCCAGATTAGGGTCGGCCTGACGCTGTTCATCGACGGCATGCGGGTTATGGGCAAACTGGCCGGCAGCCGCAGCGGGCGTGTCGACCACGGTGACCACGGAATCGACGGTGAAGACATTGGCAATATCGGGCCACTGGAAGGCCTGGACCAGGGGCTTGGGCAAGGCCAGGCCGCTGGTTTCGATCAGCAGTACATCGATGTCGGCGCGGCGCTCGGCCAGGGCCTTCATGACGGGGAAGAACTCTTCCTGCACGGTGCAGCACATGCAGCCGTTGGCCAGCTCGTAGATCTGGCCGTCGGCACCACCTTCTTCCTTGCAGCCTATGGCACAGGTCTTGAGGATTTCGCCGTCAATGCCCAGTTCGCCGAACTCGTTGACGATGACCGCTACGCGCAGACCCTTGGCCTGCTCGAGGATATGGCGCATCAGCGTGGTCTTGCCGCTGCCGAGAAAGCCGGTGACGATGGTGGCGGGGATCTTGGTGGTTTGCATGGATCACTCTCCGGATGGGAATCAACAGGGAAATTCGACAGGTAAAACTGATTCGTGCAGTGCGGGCCGTGGCCCATGCACGCGCAGGTGTTCGTGGGGGCAGTCATGCTGCTGCACATGGGCTGTCAGCACGGGCTCGATCGTCGTAGCATCCATGGGGCCGTACCACACGCCTTCGGGGTAGGCGATCATCAGCGGGCCATGGTTGCACGGGTACTGGCAGCTGGTTTGCAGCAGCATTACCTGCTTTTTGAGCAGCGGGTTTTGCTGCACGGTGCGTGCCAGTTGCGGCCACAGCGCGACGGCTCCCTTGGCCGCGCAGCGTGGGCCCACGCACCACAGCACATGGTGCTGGTGCTCCGGCACTTGGGACCAGGCTTTGGGGTCGCGCTCCCAGTCTTCATCGGCCAGCAATTGCGGCACATCGGGCTGTTGCAGTGCGCTGGGAATGGTGGCGGCCAGCAGCTCGGCCAACGTCGGCAACTGCAGCAGGGGTTGAGCAAACACGATGCGAGGGGCGTGTTTGCCGGGTTGCCCTTCAGCCTGTTGCTTGGCGCGCCAGCGCATGATGAGCTTGTGCAGCCAGCGGCGCAGCGACGCCTCGTCGGGCACCATCACGGGCAGGATCAGGATCTGATCGGCATCGGCGCACAGGTCCAGCGCTTCGGGCAAGGCAGGCTGTGCTCGGTCCACAAAGGCGGGTTGCACACGCAGCACAGGCGTTTGTGCGGCAGCCAGCCGGGCCTCAAGCTGCGTTGCCAGATCGCTCAGTTCCGTCAGGCCGCCCGCATAGGCCGCACCGCGGCTGAGCAGTACGATGGCCAGGCCGGTGTTGGCTGCAGGTAAAGAGGGCGTGGGCTCATTGCTGGTCTGGGTCATAGCAGCTCATCCGGCATGAATTCGATCACGGGCTTGCCCGTGCGTGCGCTAGTGTGCACCTGGGCGCGCACGCCGTAGACACGGGCAATGGTCTCTGGCGTCAGCACCTCGTTCGGAGTGCCTTGCGCCACCAGTGCACCGTGCTGCAATAGGTAAATGCGGTCGCAGTAATGCGCGGCCAGCGGCAGCTCGTGCAGAGCGGCCAAAGTGGTCAGGCTCAGGCCGCGAATCAGATTCATCAGCTCGAACTGGTGGCGCACGTCGAGGTGGTTGGTGGGCTCATCCAGCACCAGCAGCGGTGCCTGTTGGGCCAGTGCGCGGGCCATGAGCACGCGCTGCTTCTCACCGCCCGAGAGCGTAGAAAACATGCGCTCGGCCAGTGGCTGGGCCTGCACCCGCGCCAGCGACTGGGCGACGATGGCAAAGTCTTGCGCGCTGTCTTTGTCAAAGGCGCTTTGGTGCGGCGTGCGTCCCATCAGCACCACATCGCGCACGCGCAGATCGAACTCGTTGGCATTTTCCTGTGCCAGCACGGCCATGGCACGGGCGTTGTCGCGGGCACTGTGCCGCCAGACGTCGCGCTCCTGCATACAGACCGTGCCGCTGGCGGGTCTGAGGATACGGTAGATCATGCGCAGCAGCGTGGACTTGCCACTGCCGTTGGGCCCGAGCAGGCCCACGAACTGGCCACGCGCCACCTGCAGGCTGACATCACGCACGATATGCGCCGCTGCGGCCTGAAAGTTGAGCTGACTGGCCTGCAAAAGCAGTTCGCTGTGGCTGGGTGCCTGAGCTTGATGGGCTTGGAGCATCACAGGCTCAGCCTTTCCCGGGAATTCTTGCGGCACAGCATCCAGACAAAGAAGGGGCCGCCCAGCAGCGAGGTGATGACGCCCACAGGCACTTCGGCCGGGGCAAAGCTGATGCGCGAGAACACATCGACCCAGACCAGGAAGATGGCGCCCACCAGCGCCGCCACGGGCAGCACGCTGCGATGCTCGGCCCCCACAAGCATGCGCGTGACATGAGGCACGATGAGGCCCACAAAGCCGATTGGGCCTGTCAGTGCCACCAGCACGCCGGTGACCAGGGAAACCAGCACAAACAGCCAGCGCCTTGTGCGCGTGGTGTCCACGCCCAGCGTCATGGCGGTTTCCTCGCCCGCGAGCAGGGCATTGAGTGAGCGCGCCTGCGTCAGCAGCAGAACCACGCCAGCCAGCAGCAGCAAGGCTGGCAGGCCCAGCTCGTCCCAGCGCGTGCCGGCCAGGCTGCCCAGTGTCCAGGTCAGCACCGAGTTAGCCAGCTCGCGCTGATCGGCCGTGAGCACGATCAGGCTGGTGACGCCGCCCAGGCAGTAGGCAATGGCCACGCCACCCAGAATCAGGCGCGAGGCCAGTAGCCTGCCGTGGGCATGGGCGAGAAAATACACCGTGGTGCAGGCGGCCAGCGCACCGCCAAAAGCGCCCAGCGGCAGGGCCAGCTCGCCCGCAAAGGCCAGTGTGCCAAAGGCCAGTACGCTGACCGCGCCTACCGAAGCGCCAGACGACACGCCCAGCAGATAGGGGTCGGCCAAGGGATTGCGCACCATGGCTTGCATGGCCACGCCCACCACGGCCAGACCTGCTCCGGCCAGAGCGGCCAGCAGCACGCGCGGCAGGCGCACCCGCCAGACGATTTGCTGCTGGGCCACGGTCCAGTCACCTCCGGACCCACCAAAGCTCAAGCCCAGGTTGTTGAGCTGCAGGCCTATTTCATGCGCCGTGATCTGCCATGCCAGTTGCGGCGCCATGCGCACCGGCCCCAGCGTGATGGCCAGCGTGAGCGAAAGCAGCAGCAGCGCGATCAACGCCGCCAGCCACAGTGCCAGTTGACGGCGCTGGGCCGAGAAAGCATTGGCGGTGGCGCTGACCGAAGCCGCACTGCTTGGGTGCTCGGCGGTCTGCATCATGGCTCGCTCACCTGCTCGGGTATCTGCTCGGGGTGCAGCGCATGGGCCAGGCGCTGGGTGGCGGCGACATTGCGCGGGCCTGGCGTTGCCTCGGCAAACTCCAGCAGCACGAACTTTTGCTCGCGTATGGCCTTGAGGTGGGCCAGCTCGGGCTTGGCCAGTAGAAACTGGCGTTTGCCGTCGGCCACGGGCCTGTCGTTATCGACGATGACTATCCAGTCCGGTTCGCGGGCAATCACGTCTTCCCAGTTGCCGCGCATCCAGCTGCTGTCCAGATCGTCAAAGATATTCGTTGCGCCCGCGGCCTCGATCATGGCCTGGGGCATGGCATAGCGGCCCGTGGTGACGGGGATGTCTGTGCCGCTGTCAAACACAAAGACCTTGGGTTTGTGGCTCACGTTCTGGAGGGCATCGGTCACGCGCTGCAGCTGGGCGCGCTGCTTGCCCACCAGCGCCTGGGCGCGTGCCTCGATGTCAAAGATGCGGCCCAGGTTGAGCAGGTCGTTGAAAGTGTCTTCCAGCGAAACGCGCTCGCGAGCCACCTGGCGTATGCAGGATTCGCTGAGCACATAGCTGGCAATGCCCAGCTCCTTGAGGCTGGCAGGAGTGATCTGGCCGGGTCTGAAGCCATAGGACCAGCCGCTGAAGACAAAGTCCGGCTGGGCGTTGAGCAGGGTCTCCAGGTTCATGCCCTGGCTGGACAGATCGGGCACGCCGGCCAGCAGCGGCTGCATGGTGGTGGGCAGGCGGCTGATGTCGCGCAGACCGCCATAGCCCACAAGCCTGTCCTGCAGGCCCAGGGCAAGAAACATCTCCAGCAGATTGATGCCGTGCACCACGGCACGCTGCGGAACTTTGTCATAGACCACGGGCTGGGTGCAGACATCGATGGTGAGCGCTGTTTTTGCCGCCTTGCTGGTTGAGGCTTGCGGGATGCTGCCGGCCTGATGGCTTTCGCCGCAGGCGCTGAGCGCTGCTGCCGAAGCCAGCATCGCGACAAACCATAGTGGTTGCTTCAGTAACAGGAGCTGCTGGCGAATGTACTTAAAGGACTTCATGGCTGAAAGTGTCTGAACTCAAGAAAATACAAGCGCAGGCAGCTACTGATATCAAAGCGATGCATGGCACTTAGAACGTGAACTCGGCCGTGAGATCGACGCGCCGCCCCTCACCCGGGTAAGCCTGTGCCGCCCTGGCGCTGGAGACGGCCGAGTAGGTGTAGAGCTTGTCCGTCAGGTTGCGCAGCGTCAGTCGATAGGTGCTGTGCGGCTGGGGACGCCAGCTCAGTGCAGCATCCCAGACGGTGTAGCCGCCACTGCGCGCGGTGTTGGCGTTGTCCGCAAAGCGGCTGCCCACTGCACGTGCGCCCAGCGATGCCTGCCAGCGGCCCAGGGTGTTGTGGGTGGTGTAGTGGGCCCACAGATTGGCGGTGTTGCGCGCCACGTTGGTGGGACGCTTGCCGGAGCGGTCGGCGCCACCGGCTTCGATCAGTTGGTCATACTTGGCGTCGACAAAGGCGTAATTACCCTCAAGGCGCCAGTTGGGTGACAGGCGCATCACCGCGCTCAGCTCCAGCCCCTGCGAGCTTTGCTTGCCGCCTTGCACGGACAGCAAAGCGTTGTTCGGGTCGCGCGTGATGATGTCTTTCTTCTCGATGCGATAGGCAGCGGCCGTCCATTCGCCCTGGCCCTGGGCGAACTGCTGCTTCAGGCCCAGCTCAATCTGGCGTGCCGTGGTCAGCTTGAAGGGGCTGTTGCCCAGGTTCAGGGTCAGCACATTGGTGACGGGGTCATGGCCTTGGGATAGCTGGCCGTAGAGGCTGGTCTGGGCACTGAGCTTGTGCGTCAGACCCAGGCGCCAGGCCGTTCCGTTCAGACGTTTGTCGAAGGAGCCGCTGCCCACCAGGTCATTGCGCTCAAAGTCCGTGAGGGCGCGGCGTATGCCGGCCAGCAGCAGCCATTTGTCGCTCAGCGTCCAGGCATCCTCGGCATAGAAGTCATGCGTGGTGGCCTGAGTGCGATAACTTGGCAGCATGGGCGAAGTATTGGGCCAGTAGCCCAGCGAGGGCTCGTTCACGCCGATGGTCGCGCTGCCCGCATAGTCGTTGCGTGCAAAGTTGAACCGGGCGCGGCTTACCTCCCAGCCCGCTACTACTTTGTGTGCACCGGCCTGGATGGTAGTTTCCAGCCGATTGCCGGTCTGGGCCAGATCGTGGGCCAGCTCCAGATAGTCACCCAGCGTCACTTGCTGCTTGCTGGGGTTGTAGCTATAGGCTTCGATGTTGCGCCAGTAGCGGTCGGCCTTGAAATGGTAGAGCTCGTTGCTCACGCTCAGCCAGTCGTTGACCTGGTACTGGACACGGGCGCGCACGCGCTTGTCCTTGATGCGGATATCGCTGTCAGCGGTGTTGAAGTTGCGTCCCAGCAGCTCGGGCACGATGGCACCGTTCATGGTGGGCGTGCCGAAATAGCGTGCAGGTTTTTCGTCGCTGACATCGGCCAGCAGTTCCATGCGCAGGGCCGCCGTGGGTTGCCAGCGCAGCGTGCTCATCAGCTTGCCGCCGCTGGCGCGGCTCATGTCGTGCTCGCCATTTGTGTGGTGGCCATAGGCATCCAGGCGGTAGCTCAGCGTGTCGCTCAGTGCGCCGCCCATGCCCAGACCAAGCTTGGCCGTACCGTGCGAGCCGGCCCCGACCAGTACTTCGCGCACCGTCTCCTTGCTGGGCTGCTTGCGCACCACATTGGCCGTGGCGCCCACGGTACCCGTGCCATAGACGATGGAGGCAGGGCCGCGCAGCACTTCCACGCGCTCATAGCCCCAGCTGTTGGCAGGGTAGGGCGTGGTCGACGAGGCCACGCTCAGGCGCACGCCGTCTTCGGCGATGCCCACCGAGTTGGTGCCGGTGAAGCCGCGCGTGCTGAAGGACAGGCTGCTGTAGCTGGTTGCAGACAGTGGCGTCATGCCCACGGTGCGGCCGATGATGTCGGCCATTCGGCTGTCACCGCGCTCCTGCCAGGTCTGCTCGTCCACATAGTCGAGGCTGGCGGGCAGGTCGCGGGTGGCGATGCCGGTCCGGCTGCCCGATGTTGTTGGCTGCGACAGACCCAGTCCGCCAGGGGCGTTGTCCGTGACCTGTACGGTGGGCAGTTGTGCTGCCGAGGAGAAAGTGGAGGGGCTTGAGCTGTTGGCCGAAGGTTCTGCGGCCAAGGTCAAGGCAGGTGCCAAGCCGATCAGGGCAGCAGGCAGGGCGAAAGATTTCATGTCGTCAGCGAGAACTGACCAGCCTGCATGCATGTGACGAGACCATGACCGGCGTCCGGAGTGCGCCTGGGTGTGCGCGCCTGTCGCCAATCAGCTGCCGTCACGCTGCTCCCCGCAGACGGTCGTTGCAAATGCCGACTGCCGGAATTGCACCCGGACGGTCAGCGCTTAACAGGCCGGTATCCGGGCTGGCAGATTGCGCGAGGCATGCCACTTCGTCTTCCCAGCGCTGCCGCGCACCTCTTGAAGAGGCCACGTAGAACGCCAGTGACTGACTCTTGCAGGTGCAAAAGCCGTGAAGTGGATTGATCTGCTTACCGTTGCGGGGGCAGCCAAGGCTTTGAACCTTGTTCCCGTTTAACCCGATGAAACATCGGGCACCTGCTACGTTGAACAAGCTTGGCAGACCGCAGTCTGAAAGATCGTTCGCGAAAAATTATATAGCACTGGCCATCGGCAGTGACTACGAGGCGGGATCCATGGCGACAAGGACAGACACAGGGCCAGCATCGGCATTGCGGCAGGCATGCCAATTGCCGTCAAACATCTGTCGCAGTAGAAAAACAGTCATGGCTGTTTTTTGAGTGAATCTAGTCAAAACTGAGCTGACATTTGTGCATAAAAATAGAGGCTGAGAAAGCCCCCCGATTCTGAGGACACCATGAGCATCTGGTCCATCGACGCGCAGACCGTCACCCACAGCATTCAGCTCGCTGTTGCGCCGGTTTTTTTCCTGACTGCCGTGGCCGGCATGATTGGCTCCGTAGCGGGGCGGCTGGCCCGCATCATTGACCGGGCCCGCAAGCTGGAGGAAAGCCTGCGCACCCTGGACGATCACGATCTGATCGCCCGCCACCTCAAGGAGCTGCATTTTCTGCGCGAGCGCGGGCGGCTGGCCAACGTCTCCATTGCACTGCTGACGTTGTGCGGCATGTGCATAGGGCTGACCATCGTGCTGCTGTTCGTGGGCCAGGCCTACGGCGTCAACGGCCATGGCTATGCCGTGTTCAGCTTTCTGCTGGGGGTGCTGGCCTTTGTGCTGGCGCTGTGCTGCTTCCTCTGGGAGACCATCATGGCGACACGCATTCTGGACTTTCATATGCTCACCCAGGCCAGGGCGGCAGTGCGCCATGTGGAGTCCGAGCATCGCCCCTGATTGCGCTGCGAGACATGTTTTTCCTGCCTCTGATCCTGGTGCCCATCGTCTTCCTGATGGCACTCGTTCGCCTCTATCAGATTCCCGTGCAGCTGCGTTCGGGCCGGTTGCGGCTGGTCGAGCGCGGCAGGCCGGGCTTGCGCCTGGCCACCTTGCTGGCCTATGCCGGGCTGCTGACGGGCAGCGGGGCATTGCTTGCGGCCTTGGTGTATGCAAGCTTTTTTGCGGCCGACCGGTGGTCGGCCTATCTGCATCTGGGGCCTTATCTGGCGCTTTATCCCTTTCTGTACCTGGCGGCAGCCTGGGTGTTCTATTACGGCCTGAAGAAGTCTGCTGTCGCCTGAGCTAGTCCTGTATGGGCTCCAGCCAGGCGGCTGCCGCATGGATGATGCAGTCGGTCAGTCGCTGCAGGCTGGCCTGGGCATTGCGGGTGTGGGCCCAGTACATGGGGATGTGTAGATCCCTGCCCGGAAGCAGTTCCATCAGATCGCCACTGGCCAGCTGCGGGGTGATCAGCTGGGCCGGGTGCATGCCCCAGCCCATGCCCAGTTCCACGGCACGGGTGTAGCCCTGGTTGGAGGGCAGAAAGTGACGCGCATTGTTGCGCCGCCCGTCCAGCCCCAGACCATGCAGCCATTGGTCCTGCAGGCTGTCCTTGCGGCCATAGTACATCATGGGCGCCCTGGCCAGCATCTGGGCCAGCTCCCTGTCCGACTCGGCCTGGGCCAGGTGACGCTGCACAAACTCCGGGCTGGCCACGGCGATATAGCGCATGCGACCCAGCGGCCAGGTGTTGCAGCCCGCAATCGCCGAGCCTGTGGCAGTGACGGCGGCCATGACTTCGCCTTCCTTGATGCGTTTGGCAGTGTGGTCCTGGTCGTCAATGCTGATGTCCAGCAACTCATTGCCGTCCTGCGTGAAAGCCGCCATGGCATCCATGAACCAGGTCGACAGGGAGTCGGCATTGACTGCCAGCTTCAGCGTGGGCAGGGCGGTTTGGCCTTCGGGGACCAGCTCGGGGTTCTTGCGGCGCAGATCGTTTTCCAGCAGCGCCACCTGCTCCACATGCAGACACAGGCGGCGGCCAGCCTCCGT
This region of Comamonas thiooxydans genomic DNA includes:
- a CDS encoding (2Fe-2S) ferredoxin domain-containing protein, giving the protein MTQTSNEPTPSLPAANTGLAIVLLSRGAAYAGGLTELSDLATQLEARLAAAQTPVLRVQPAFVDRAQPALPEALDLCADADQILILPVMVPDEASLRRWLHKLIMRWRAKQQAEGQPGKHAPRIVFAQPLLQLPTLAELLAATIPSALQQPDVPQLLADEDWERDPKAWSQVPEHQHHVLWCVGPRCAAKGAVALWPQLARTVQQNPLLKKQVMLLQTSCQYPCNHGPLMIAYPEGVWYGPMDATTIEPVLTAHVQQHDCPHEHLRVHGPRPALHESVLPVEFPC
- the cobN gene encoding cobaltochelatase subunit CobN; the protein is MHLLSTRPGGFVEDDSIITRLDQTPADMVVLSSADTTLSLLADAYRMWQQAETAVPTLRLANLLHLRQSASLDLYIDEVLQHARLVIVDHLGAESTWPYGIEQLQKLARRKGQKLAMFSGDNQEDPELLAKGTLEPEQSRALWQYLRAGGLGNAREFLRMGAAWGLNQGREAAPVRVLPPVAVHVPQSWMDDAAGHLPGLDDLQARWRPGAPVAMLVFYRSHLLAANTEAFDLMADALLARGLNPLPLALESLKDGLCLQTLRSLCIAHQVQIILNTTAFAALGEHARTGEAADALAGDIPVLQVIASGSNREDWLADSQGLRPRDIAMQVVLPEMDGRIMTRAMSFKGLAHRCELTQTDVISYQAEPDRVAWIAELAWRWCQLRSKPAAQKKAALILANYPGSEARMGSGVGLDTPESVIALLDQLAGDGWQLGDAAERPDSGLALMGLLQQGIANDPKKWPLRPASQGYSLQAYQQRLAQLPGDMAQAIAARWGAPEQDPMLRDGWFMIAGLQLGHVFVGIQPARALDGRNDYASYHDAELVPPHHYLAFYFWLRDVFGVDAMVHVGKHGNLEWLPGKSLALSQQCWPDAILGPLPHVYPFIVNDPGEGAQAKRRSQAVIIDHLMPPLTRAENHGPMQELERLVDEYYEALLVDLRRSGMLRKQILDCARQQDLLRELGLETADAQPDADEQLLERIDAYLCELKETQIRDGLHVFGRSPQGQLRESTLLSLARYPGNAGSEQGLLNALAADLLPDMDWNPLDMDAAAPWNGPRPAALQQQDAGAWRHGGDTRERLELLALQVIARPELARDWPHTLRVLTRIEQQIAPSLDACGPQELLQFSRALQGRFVPPGPSGSPSRGRCDTLPTGRNFYTVDTRAIPTQTAWALGQQSAQRLLERYLQEHGEYPQAIGLSVWGTATMRTGGDDIAQAFALIGVRPKWAAGSQRVTDFEVIPAVGLRRPRVDVTLRISGFFRDAFPNVVQMFDAAVRAVAELDEDAEDNPIRARVLRDTQAAMDQGLIAETAREQALWRVFGAPTGSYGASMHEMLRTGQWTDAGDFARHYLHWGAYAYGQQADGVPARAALERRLQALDVVLQNQDSREHDLLDSSEYYQHQGGMVAAVRHLGGSDPAVYHGDHGNPQSARIRSLAEEIGRVVRARVTNPKWIAGAMRHGYKGGFEMAATVDYLFGFDATTALVSDQHYAMVTQAYVEDESVRQFLRQHNPQALGDIVSRLLEAIDRGMWEKPGEHRQSLLAQMLEHEEFMEGQLSQ
- a CDS encoding ABC transporter ATP-binding protein — its product is MLQAHQAQAPSHSELLLQASQLNFQAAAAHIVRDVSLQVARGQFVGLLGPNGSGKSTLLRMIYRILRPASGTVCMQERDVWRHSARDNARAMAVLAQENANEFDLRVRDVVLMGRTPHQSAFDKDSAQDFAIVAQSLARVQAQPLAERMFSTLSGGEKQRVLMARALAQQAPLLVLDEPTNHLDVRHQFELMNLIRGLSLTTLAALHELPLAAHYCDRIYLLQHGALVAQGTPNEVLTPETIARVYGVRAQVHTSARTGKPVIEFMPDELL
- a CDS encoding iron ABC transporter permease — encoded protein: MMQTAEHPSSAASVSATANAFSAQRRQLALWLAALIALLLLSLTLAITLGPVRMAPQLAWQITAHEIGLQLNNLGLSFGGSGGDWTVAQQQIVWRVRLPRVLLAALAGAGLAVVGVAMQAMVRNPLADPYLLGVSSGASVGAVSVLAFGTLAFAGELALPLGAFGGALAACTTVYFLAHAHGRLLASRLILGGVAIAYCLGGVTSLIVLTADQRELANSVLTWTLGSLAGTRWDELGLPALLLLAGVVLLLTQARSLNALLAGEETAMTLGVDTTRTRRWLFVLVSLVTGVLVALTGPIGFVGLIVPHVTRMLVGAEHRSVLPVAALVGAIFLVWVDVFSRISFAPAEVPVGVITSLLGGPFFVWMLCRKNSRERLSL
- the cobW gene encoding cobalamin biosynthesis protein CobW, with the protein product MQTTKIPATIVTGFLGSGKTTLMRHILEQAKGLRVAVIVNEFGELGIDGEILKTCAIGCKEEGGADGQIYELANGCMCCTVQEEFFPVMKALAERRADIDVLLIETSGLALPKPLVQAFQWPDIANVFTVDSVVTVVDTPAAAAGQFAHNPHAVDEQRQADPNLDHDASLHELFEDQLSAADLVVLSKADLVTAEQLGQVRALVAEEVPASVKMIEAVQGQVPLNVLLGQHRAAELSIDDKHSHHDHDEDHDHDAFDSLHLDLGAVDRDRLMLALQSIVEQHGVLRVKGFAALPGKKMRLLVQGVGRRFDAYFDRAWAEGEAAATRLVFIGKQLDANVLRQALLGAQA